tatgtatatatatacacccatGCTACATACGAGAGACCAAGTGGCATCCTTACGTTTtgcatgactggcgcatatgcgcgcccaagccccgcgcatatgcgccggaggCTTTATCCAAAATTTGCTACTGaggtgctcgcgcatatgcgcgaaaatcGTCGCGCAGATGCGCCGAGCCTTCTGTCCatcacgcgcatgtgcgccatttccgtcacgcatatgcgccgagttcTCTGGAGTTTTTCCTCGGCATTTCacctacctcgcgcatatgcgcgccctgtactgcgcatatgcgcgagaggttctggacattatgcgcatgtgcgcgcttacacgtcgcgcatgtgcgcgaatgcacACCCTCGCACATATATTTCGCGTCTTGTCTCATCTTTCTCGGTCCGATCCGATCCGTCTATAATTTCCTTGATTAaatataaatcatttcagataaaTCTCATATTACAGTAAttatactcaaatcatttcagattacagtaatcactttctcgggccttacaagtaCCCTCTCCGATCTCCTGATAACCTGGAGTACCTGcaattgtccacacacaaagacaacaacagcccccttgggggtgagcaaagctccgtatggaacaaccatcatatataccacaagtatctaaacaatgatatatggtatgcaatgcatgtatgtcctGGAGGTATCAGGTAATATGCCTATCCACTGAGCAaatgtcagaatcaaacgaatcgatatcaaatcaatgctcgagctggcacaccggcctcaataagtgatactcgtatgatagcgtcgacaaagctCCATCACatcccaaatctcaaatcaatcgTCGGGGCCAcgaatgtctatgttttaagggtcatgtaataccaaacatagtattgtgttcacaaaccccagaatccaatcaaatcatatcagggtatccaaggatcatagctcaacgtgtatgtcatgtatcgatgtatgcatcaaacgatgtgtgttaacaaaacatttattttatatatcgatattcaaatctcaatgtcatatATGCAACATAAACTCAACAAATAAGACATATAGACATGTATTCCCATTTCAATCAATCAAaccaatccaacatatatcatataatacagatacctgtcatatgttacccggtcgcaacataccttaattcttcgtttccagttgatgtagcctgaagatattgatattacactttatctacatcaataacatactcattacaatcaataacatactccaaaatcattaatataagtttcaaatatcatttgaaacttcaaaaattcatatcaaatccaaatcatatcataattcagttccgacttcgaatatgagtttcttgtcggttattctactacatataagaaattcaacttcaaatacatgatattccagcactttgatatttagagctgctggaaccagaagaaaattacctcagtcagaagccctcgacgcgaagatcacaaatatataatttgtttcgcgtttggaCAGCGTTTCGAAGTGATTTTTGTACGAAAGAAATGAAGTTTCTCTCGTGTCTCTCGTAGATCTGTCAAACTCAAATGaagaaagaaaggaaagaaactcattcttatctttaccgctctcgcgctcgggcgatagaattctcgcgcccgagcgcgagacattctgtccccgagCTTCAAATGCATCGCGCTCTGGCGGTTAAATGTCCGAGTATACCATTTACATACTCTGGCACTCGGGCGATAATTtcctaccgcccgggcgccacatcttctgtccaaCACATTGGTTTTGGTATtatattggcgtccggcttctccactcgagctcttacaacgtcaattcatatccaatattcattttctcaatttcattgtcacgatatacatcaattacataatcacatgacaattacATATATTATCGATAATCGCAcatgatttacgataatacgctACACAGTCCTTACATAATACGAAGTTGAATGTATTTCAATACGACATCGTTATTGGGTGACTTGAAACTAAGtattttttatggattgatTCGACCCATCTTTAATGGATATAGATTTCAGAGATCGTATAATAaaataactatatatatatgtgctaAAAATTATAGTTTTTTTCTTATGATTGTTGTGGGAAAACAATATGATGTCCTACCAAGAGGGTTTATTTCATCATACCCATGTGGACATTGTCCCGATGATAGGATGGATGACCAAGATTTGTCCATACATATATATGACCCACTTTTTTTTGGAATTGTATGTGTGGCAATATCTTACCCGTTGAAATGAAGCGAGAGTAGTGCCCACATAGATAGGATCTCATCTACCGTCAAATAGATGAATATTTTAAGATACTCACATTTAATGTCCAAGGTAGTTATTTAAAACCACCCACACTTAATTAATAGCATACTCTAATTTTaagtaaattaaatatttatcaaaatatataattatatcagaataattaaataaaattgaacaaatttttttttttaaaaaacaattgcCTAAGTCCATCTAACATGTCCATTTTAACCCTTTTGGCCAGATTCTTACCAAGTAAAATTAACATGATAGAGATTTATCCGGTCAAAAAAATGATCTACAACTTGGAGATAAAGAAGATTGAGAAATTATGTTACACGATCAACTTATTCTCTTTAGTCTGATCATTATCTTTACAGAGTTGGACCGACTTCTCTCATATCTTATCGTGGATCATTTAAAGAATGTCTTTGaccatatttttcaaatttgtttgttttttttttggtccCAGCGATCCATTCGGATCGATATAACATAAAGAGAGGTCATAAATCTACTCACACTTCGACAAATCCAACGGCTGTTGCAGCCTCACAAGGATATCGACGGCTACAACGTATAAAATACCTGGAAGAACATTCACCGTAAAGGCCTCCCAACCGATACGACAGCTACCCGAGCCTCCAGCTTCGTAAGCACCACGTCCAGCTGTGTATAGCCTGTCTGGAATCAAACCCCCGAAATATTCATAATTATGAAATCACCCCTATCATGACTTAAATAGACAATCCATCAAGTTTCGAAGTTTTATGTTTCGAGTCCTTAAAAATGTATGTAATTAATATTTGACCTAAGTTATGGCTCATTCGCTGGCGACAGGCTGTCAGCAACAAAGTGAAGACTAGTCCTCCTACCTTACAATCTCTTCCTTCTCTCTTTCACATACAGCAATATTTCCTCTGTTGAGTTATTGTTCTCTCTCTTTctctagggtttttttttttgggatttaccGGCGGTTTCGCATTCTAAGTTTGGAATCGCTGGATCGTTGCTTGGGAACTTGTAAGCTTTCTCCTCATCTTATTTTCTTTGTATTTTTCTCGGAATTTTATATTTGGTTGCTTCATTGTTGTATGAATGTTCGGGTTTTACGAAGGATCTTTTTTTTCCTGAAGTCGTTCCATGAGAACGATTAAAATTTGCAtagtttcttataaaaaaagaagaagaacgaTTAATTTTTTTCTGCGCATCTGCATGTTCGTTTACTTTTAGTGATTTTAGTTGATTTTTTCATATGCTTGTTCCCATGTTTATATGCTTATTTTTTGTAGTGGAGAGTTGGCTTAACTAAAAATTATAGGAATGAATCGATGAGTTATATGTGCGTGTGCGTATAAGGTGCTAAATGATTTTGCTGGATGGAAAGTTTAAAAGTTTAACTTAAGAAGGGGAAATCTAGATAACCATCTACTTCAAATTATTTTGGTCGATATATATCTCATTGTTTCTCGGGCTGGTAGATGATTTGTGTTGGTTTTCAGGGAATTTTGAAGACATTAAAATCGATGAACTTTAATATTTGtcctttcaaattttctaattAGAGATGCCACATGTGAGGTGTTCATAATGGATGGAAGTTTTTAGAAAGAACTCTGGACACCTTTGACGGATCATGAGAATTTGTTTCTATAAAGAATATTTATGTTCAATTTCCATTTATTGTATTTCACGTGTCTCTTTGCTATCAAAACTTTCCGTTATTATTCAACGCCACTCGATCATGCACTCATGCATGTCTCTGTCCATTTAAATTATTGTGATGTTTTTTCAGTGATACACTATTTATATTCAATGATATTGATACTCGAAAAACACTTATTAAGTCAGCATAAATTTATATGTGGTGCTTGAATTGAGAAAGAAATTGATGGAAGCAAGAATAAGAACATTGATTGGGTTTTGAATTGATTGCTTAATAATGTGTTATTACATCTTCTTTATCCATTTCTATTTTCCTCTTCTTCGGTTTTTTGTCCTGTGAAATTAGCTGTGCTTGACCTTCATTCTACAAACTTTTAGTGGCTAGATTCTCTTCATGTATATTTGTGTTGCTTTGCACTTAGTTTTCGTAGGTTAATTTTGTTCGTCGTGAGGATCATAACACCGCTGATCGTATTGTGGAGTTGAGAAAGCGCTTCATGCATCTATCTTTGTCTCACTATTGGAATATGACAGTAAATGCATCACATCGCATACATGTGCACGATCATCTGTGTAATGTTGATTGCCAAAGGAAAATTTTTTCTTATGTATTATACAATTATCTAAGCTGCACAGCTGTTTAATGTGTTCTTTGCAGGAGCataaatttatgattttgcTCCCCTATAAACATTGTAGGTTGTCAGACTTGTGGTGCTGTCCTTGAAGGTCAATCGTTTCCGCAGTTCTTGATATCTGCAGATGATTTCAAACCAAGTCCCATTGAGACTCAGAATTGTGACCTTTTCCTGCTCTTGGCTTGAGGAACACCTAAATAATCTATCAAGTGGCCTTATATGGTTGTTTTGGAGACAACAGGAGCCTTGAACAGTCTCTTTCAACAATACTCAGATTGCTTGCAAACTCTAAGATTGATCTTGTACTCAACACGGGGTTTATTTGCGTTCATGTTAGCGGAGAGCATGCGTGGAATCCGTGCTTTGGGTAATGCCCCTGACGAGATTTGTTGGTGATGCACTTGGTGTCGTGACGATTTGTCTTGTTGCTCTATTATTCCTTCTAGGTTTGTTTTGCATTGTATATTCCTTTTACTTCCGGAATCGGATTCGCGATCAAAGCCTTGTTCAGCTCAGTTATTTTAGTGGTCCTTGGATTATCAGAATCACATTCATCTTTTTTGCTGTCTGGTGGGGTATTGGTGAGATTATTAGGTCGAAACTGTTGAGGCGCAACGGACGAGTCTTGAATGCCCTAAGTTTGAGATGGCAGGAAAATATTTGCAAATGTTACATCGTATCAAACCTGGGATTTGCAGAACCATGCCTGTTTCTCACCCTCATTTTCCTTCTTCGTGCATCTTTACAGAGATCTGGAACGTTAAGCAGGCAGTGGAACGTAAAAACAGCTGGATATGTTCTTCTGTATTGCTTCCCCATGTTCATTCTTCAGCTTGTAGTTATTCTAATCGAACCCGAGTATAAGAAGCACAAAAATTCCAAACTACCTTCTTATTTCATCAGAACCGCGGCTGGAATAAACAACAGTGATGTTATCCTCTGCACTTACCCTCTGTTGAGTACCATATTTCTTGGTCTTTTTGCCGTCATACTAACTGCCTACTTGTTCTGCCTTGGTAGGCGAATTCTTCATCTGGTCATCAATAAGCGTCTGCAAAAGAGAGTGTACACATTAATCTTTTcgatttctatttttttctcaTTAAGAGTCATTCTACTCAGTTTATCCGTCCTATCTGGGCCAGAAACGCTCATGTACGATGCCTTAGCCTTCCTAGCTTTTCTTTCCCTTTTATGTTGTGCCTGTGTGGGCATTTATATGCTCGTATACCTTCCTGTAGCCGACTCTCTATCTTTAAGGAGGAGAAAGAACGAGTATAACGATACTATATCTTTAATTGCTAATCAGACCCCTGTAGGAGTGAGTAAAGTGGGTAGCCCTGCAAGAGACTCGGCTGCTTCAGCAAATCGTGGGTCAATTTCTTTTCGCACAATGGAGATAGAGGCTTCGGGAGCAGATTTTGTGGAGCTGAGTCTCTTCACTTCGACTCCACCGTGTTCGCCTAGACGGATTGGCTGGCCGATGATCCCAACCGCTCAAGGCCTGGGGCACTATATTGCTGAAACTTCACCGGGACGCTGATTACTGCCAAAATGAATTCGGTGAAGAATATTTTTGAGATGAACTTGAAGCTGTTTGTAAAGGATTTTTAGATGAATGAAGATTTTTTCCTGCTAATTTTGGATTTGGTTTTGAGTTAAAGTGGTTTGTTTTTATCGCCCCTTCCCCTTTTTCTGTGGTACTCTTTTTATTTGGCTCTTTTGAATGTTGTACCTTGTGATGACAAATTTACTGCTCATTTATGATCAAGGCTGTTCGGTTTTCTTTCGTGTATTCGCATATGTTGTAATCTTGTTCGAGGTCGGTCGGTTACCAATAGATATGGGGCAACACATTTACCCCATAAGATGATGATAGTCCCTAAATAAATTGTTTGTGTTTGCACAAAAAATTGCGGATCGGACGGCAAAGCACAATATCATGTCAGATTTACGATTAATCCATCTTCTTCAATCAGACCATGTAAATTTCAAATCGGTTGTTGATTCTAATTGTTTTCATAAATTACATACTGAGAATTTAAATGAGAAATTTGAATTTTGCAAGAAAATCCATGAATAATatctaatttaatttagttgtTATGAATTGAAATAACATTTTACTATAAAGTCAAAAGAATATTATAAGATGGAGAAATTACGCTACTGAAAATTGAAATAGACGaatgaaaagttgagagaatttGCAGAAGTTTTGTTGTAGGTTTTTGTTGATGAGTTTGATGATTTGTCGAGAGCTTTATTCTGATAACTCCGCTTATTTTTGTTTGTCTTCTTTTGAGTAGTTTGACTCATCTTCCATGATTATCAGTTATGGATGTGAGTCTAACTTCATGTTCTTTCAAACCTACTTAATTTCTAATAAACTTTAGCGGTCGATGGATTTTGACATAATATAATCTTTGACAACTAATGGATCGTTTGTTTACCTTGAATTGAAGCAAATAATAAGTAATATATAGCTGCTGCTGGTtggctgagtcaccatgatttacctcctctcatAATCCAGTCGGATTGGGCTGAGAGACGTCTAAGATGAGCAATTTCACCTTTTGGAgcaataataagtaatataataataaataatgtaACAGCTTTTTAGGGCCTAATTTCGGGAAAAGGATATGTCATGTCTCGTTCATCAgcgactatatatatatatattgattagtTGATATAAATGACCTTTATGTTAAAGTACATTTGGCataatt
This Primulina eburnea isolate SZY01 chromosome 2, ASM2296580v1, whole genome shotgun sequence DNA region includes the following protein-coding sequences:
- the LOC140823899 gene encoding uncharacterized protein codes for the protein MPLTRFVGDALGVVTICLVALLFLLGLFCIVYSFYFRNRIRDQSLVQLSYFSGPWIIRITFIFFAVWWGIGEIIRSKLLRRNGRVLNALSLRWQENICKCYIVSNLGFAEPCLFLTLIFLLRASLQRSGTLSRQWNVKTAGYVLLYCFPMFILQLVVILIEPEYKKHKNSKLPSYFIRTAAGINNSDVILCTYPLLSTIFLGLFAVILTAYLFCLGRRILHLVINKRLQKRVYTLIFSISIFFSLRVILLSLSVLSGPETLMYDALAFLAFLSLLCCACVGIYMLVYLPVADSLSLRRRKNEYNDTISLIANQTPVGVSKVGSPARDSAASANRGSISFRTMEIEASGADFVELSLFTSTPPCSPRRIGWPMIPTAQGLGHYIAETSPGR